In Aggregatibacter sp. 2125159857, one DNA window encodes the following:
- the nusB gene encoding transcription antitermination factor NusB, translating to MTEQVKKISPRRRARECAVQALYSWAISQNSPEIIELNFMTEQDMKGVDTPYFRKLFRQTVENVEAVERTMQGYLDRSLAELDPVEKAVLRLAVYELQFEVDVPYKVVINEAIEVAKVFGADESHKYINGVLDKIAPLVRR from the coding sequence ATGACCGAACAAGTGAAAAAAATTTCTCCTCGTCGCCGTGCCCGTGAATGTGCCGTACAAGCCCTATATTCTTGGGCAATTTCGCAGAACTCACCGGAAATCATCGAACTTAACTTCATGACCGAACAAGACATGAAGGGCGTAGATACCCCGTATTTCCGTAAATTATTTCGCCAGACCGTAGAGAACGTAGAGGCGGTGGAACGTACCATGCAAGGCTATTTGGATCGCAGTTTAGCGGAATTAGATCCGGTTGAGAAAGCCGTTTTGCGTTTAGCGGTGTATGAGCTGCAATTTGAGGTAGATGTGCCGTATAAAGTGGTAATCAACGAGGCGATTGAAGTTGCCAAAGTGTTCGGCGCAGACGAAAGTCATAAATACATTAATGGTGTATTGGATAAAATTGCACCACTCGTACGACGTTAA
- the thiL gene encoding thiamine-phosphate kinase yields MREGEFDIIQRYFTASKRAPRKDVLLSVGDDCAVTELNRNQHLAITTDTMVEGVHFLPGIRPADLAYKAVASNLSDLAAMGAEPAWMSLALTIPNIDHVWLTEFSESFFSILDHYNVDLIGGDTTKGPLSITITAQGIIAKDKALCRHNANVGDWIYVSGTLGDSAGGLSYLLQGKSAVNSAQEFLIHRHLRPTPRVLLGMALSLTRLASSAIDISDGCVADLTHILERSQCGAVIELDKLPLSAELVSEFGLAQAEQYALSGGEDYELCFTVSDSNKAKLAKALAHIGVNYTCIGQIRAIHPKNKNRIQFQRHGQRVEVEFVGGFDHFK; encoded by the coding sequence ATGAGAGAAGGGGAGTTTGATATTATTCAACGTTATTTTACTGCCTCTAAGCGTGCGCCTCGCAAAGATGTCCTCCTTTCGGTCGGTGATGATTGTGCCGTTACCGAACTGAATCGCAATCAACACCTTGCCATTACAACAGACACGATGGTTGAAGGCGTGCATTTTTTACCGGGTATTCGACCTGCGGATTTGGCTTATAAAGCTGTGGCGAGTAATTTGAGTGATCTTGCGGCGATGGGTGCAGAACCGGCTTGGATGTCCTTAGCCTTGACGATACCCAACATTGATCATGTGTGGTTGACGGAATTTAGTGAGAGTTTTTTTTCGATTCTCGATCACTATAACGTGGATCTCATTGGCGGAGATACGACCAAAGGCCCGTTAAGCATTACCATTACCGCGCAAGGCATTATTGCGAAAGATAAAGCACTGTGTCGCCACAATGCCAATGTTGGCGATTGGATCTATGTATCCGGCACCTTGGGCGATAGTGCAGGCGGATTGTCTTATTTATTGCAAGGTAAAAGTGCGGTGAATTCGGCACAAGAATTTCTGATTCATCGTCATCTGCGTCCAACGCCGAGAGTGTTGCTGGGCATGGCGCTTTCTTTAACACGCTTAGCCAGTTCAGCGATTGATATTTCTGATGGTTGTGTGGCGGATTTGACGCACATTTTAGAACGTAGCCAATGTGGTGCGGTAATTGAGTTAGATAAATTGCCGCTATCGGCTGAATTAGTCAGTGAATTTGGTTTGGCACAGGCGGAGCAATATGCTTTGAGTGGCGGCGAAGATTACGAACTTTGTTTTACTGTGTCGGATAGCAACAAAGCCAAATTAGCTAAGGCATTGGCGCATATTGGTGTGAACTATACTTGCATTGGACAAATTCGTGCGATTCACCCTAAAAATAAAAATCGCATTCAATTCCAACGCCATGGTCAACGGGTAGAAGTCGAATTCGTTGGCGGTTTCGATCATTTTAAATAG
- a CDS encoding phosphatidylglycerophosphatase A produces MTAPQNPIERVTLRNPIHFLALGFGSGLLHPAPGTWGSLVGVIVGALLLPWLGAKTFFILTALCFFLGIWLCERTSHDMGVHDHGSIVWDEIVAVFLVLLAVPHVSLFWCTIAFVTFRLFDILKPYPIRYFDEKLTNGFGIMVDDILAAGYSILVILALAHFI; encoded by the coding sequence ATGACTGCACCACAAAATCCCATTGAACGGGTGACGTTGCGCAATCCTATTCATTTTCTCGCATTGGGTTTCGGTTCCGGTTTATTGCACCCAGCGCCCGGTACTTGGGGAAGTTTGGTGGGCGTTATCGTTGGCGCATTATTATTGCCTTGGCTGGGTGCAAAAACATTTTTTATATTGACCGCACTTTGTTTCTTTCTTGGCATTTGGTTATGCGAACGCACCAGCCACGACATGGGCGTACATGATCACGGTAGCATTGTCTGGGATGAAATTGTCGCCGTTTTCTTGGTGTTGTTAGCCGTGCCGCACGTGTCCTTATTTTGGTGCACCATTGCGTTTGTGACCTTCCGTTTGTTTGATATCTTAAAGCCTTATCCGATTCGCTATTTTGATGAGAAACTCACCAATGGCTTCGGCATTATGGTGGATGATATTTTGGCGGCAGGTTATAGCATTCTCGTCATTCTTGCCTTAGCGCATTTTATCTAG
- a CDS encoding LysE family transporter, whose amino-acid sequence MLHLMFVHLMGLLSPGPDFFYVSRAAAMHSRRTAIYGVIGITIGVTIWATAAVLGLAIVFKTMPALQGIVMALGGSYLFYLVARITTNAVFDESNLVQNTASKNEILKGLLVNLSNAKVVIYFSSVMSFVLVNITETRQILTALFLITIETFVYFYVISLLFSRPFAKRFYSRYSRYMDNASGVIFILFGAYLIYSGALKIID is encoded by the coding sequence ATGTTACATTTAATGTTCGTTCATTTGATGGGATTGCTTTCGCCAGGGCCCGATTTCTTTTATGTCAGCCGTGCTGCGGCAATGCATTCTCGGCGAACCGCAATTTATGGTGTGATTGGCATCACGATTGGTGTCACCATTTGGGCGACGGCTGCGGTGTTAGGTTTGGCGATTGTGTTTAAAACGATGCCGGCGTTGCAAGGCATTGTCATGGCATTGGGCGGTAGCTATTTGTTTTATCTCGTGGCTCGTATCACAACCAATGCGGTATTTGATGAAAGCAATTTGGTACAAAACACAGCGTCTAAAAATGAAATCCTCAAAGGTTTGTTGGTGAATTTATCCAATGCCAAAGTGGTGATTTATTTCAGCAGCGTGATGTCTTTTGTCCTCGTCAACATTACTGAAACGCGGCAAATATTGACCGCACTTTTTCTTATCACGATAGAAACCTTTGTTTATTTCTATGTGATTTCCCTCTTATTTTCACGTCCCTTTGCAAAACGTTTTTATAGCCGATATAGTCGCTATATGGATAACGCGTCAGGCGTGATTTTTATTTTATTTGGCGCGTACCTCATTTACAGTGGTGCGTTGAAAATCATAGATTAG
- the dapB gene encoding 4-hydroxy-tetrahydrodipicolinate reductase, translated as MALRIAIVGTGGRMGRQLIQAVQNAEGVALGAAFERKGSSLVGADAGELAGIGHLGIQVGDDLNAAKEQFDVLIDFTRPEGTLEHLAFCVANQKKIIIGTTGFDDAGKAAIKAAAEQIGVVFASNFSVGVNLVFKLLEKTAKVMGDYCDIEIIEAHHRHKVDAPSGTALSMGEHIAKTLGRDLKTHGVFCRDGIIGERKRDEIGFSTIRASDVVGEHSVWFADIGERVEITHKASSRMTFANGAVRAAKWLEGKDQGLFDMTDVLDLNNL; from the coding sequence ATGGCGTTAAGAATTGCCATCGTAGGCACCGGCGGACGCATGGGGCGTCAGTTAATTCAAGCAGTACAGAACGCAGAAGGCGTGGCATTAGGCGCGGCATTTGAGCGTAAAGGCTCTTCCTTGGTCGGCGCGGATGCCGGTGAGTTGGCGGGCATTGGTCACTTAGGCATTCAAGTGGGCGATGATTTAAACGCCGCCAAAGAACAATTTGATGTGCTGATTGATTTCACCCGTCCGGAAGGCACCTTAGAACATTTGGCGTTTTGTGTGGCGAATCAAAAAAAGATCATTATTGGCACGACTGGCTTTGATGATGCAGGCAAAGCGGCAATTAAAGCCGCAGCAGAACAGATTGGTGTTGTGTTTGCCTCTAACTTCAGCGTAGGCGTGAATCTGGTGTTTAAATTATTGGAAAAAACCGCCAAAGTCATGGGCGATTATTGCGACATTGAAATCATTGAAGCGCATCATCGCCACAAAGTGGATGCGCCGTCCGGCACCGCACTTTCCATGGGCGAACACATCGCGAAAACCTTGGGGCGTGATTTGAAAACCCACGGCGTATTTTGCCGTGATGGCATTATCGGTGAACGCAAACGAGATGAAATCGGTTTTTCTACCATTCGCGCTTCTGATGTGGTTGGCGAACATAGCGTTTGGTTTGCCGACATCGGCGAACGCGTTGAAATTACCCACAAAGCTTCCAGCCGTATGACCTTTGCTAACGGCGCCGTGCGTGCGGCGAAATGGCTTGAAGGAAAAGACCAAGGCTTGTTTGATATGACGGATGTGTTGGACTTAAATAATTTATAA
- a CDS encoding HAD family hydrolase — translation MTTELQEKLKQVKFVITDVDGVLTDGLLHYDANGEALKSFHVRDGLGIRMLMEAGIQVAVLSGRDSAILRKRIADLGIKLAFLGKLEKESACFELCSQAGVEPEQTAYIGDDSVDLPAFAVCGLSFAVADAPEYVKNCADYTLGLGGGKGAFREMSDMILNAQGKAEIYNSAQGFLKTAKKMAQ, via the coding sequence ATGACAACAGAATTACAAGAAAAATTAAAACAGGTGAAATTTGTTATCACCGATGTGGACGGCGTATTAACAGACGGTTTACTGCACTACGATGCTAACGGCGAAGCGCTCAAAAGTTTTCATGTGCGCGATGGTTTAGGCATTCGGATGTTGATGGAAGCCGGCATTCAAGTCGCCGTGTTATCCGGGCGTGATTCGGCCATTTTGCGCAAACGCATTGCCGATTTAGGCATTAAACTCGCTTTTTTAGGCAAGCTGGAAAAAGAAAGCGCCTGTTTTGAATTATGCAGCCAAGCCGGTGTTGAGCCGGAGCAAACAGCTTACATTGGCGATGACAGCGTTGATCTCCCCGCTTTCGCTGTTTGTGGACTTTCCTTCGCGGTTGCCGATGCGCCGGAATATGTCAAAAACTGCGCCGATTACACCTTAGGGTTAGGCGGTGGCAAAGGCGCCTTCCGTGAAATGTCCGATATGATTCTAAACGCCCAAGGCAAAGCGGAAATTTACAATTCAGCGCAAGGATTTTTGAAGACGGCGAAAAAGATGGCGCAGTAA
- a CDS encoding KpsF/GutQ family sugar isomerase: MDYLQIARETLGVEEKALGQLREKLDGTFTEVVDLILNCKGRLVIGGIGKSGLVGKKMVATFASTGTPSFFLHPTEAFHGDLGMLKPIDVVMLISYSGETDDVNKLIPSLKNFGNKIIALTSNKNSTLARHADYVLDIRVEREVCPNNLAPTTSVVVTMALGDALAVCLMRARDFQPEDFAKFHPGGSLGRRLLCRVKDQMQTRLPIAALTTSFTDCLTIMNEGRMGVALVMEQQQLRGIITDGDIRRALTANGANTLSKTAQELMTSHPKTIHQDTYLSEAENYMKAHKIHSLVVVDDAQNVVGLVEFSS; encoded by the coding sequence ATGGATTATTTACAGATCGCTCGGGAAACGCTGGGCGTTGAAGAAAAAGCCCTCGGGCAACTCAGAGAAAAATTAGACGGTACCTTCACTGAGGTTGTTGATTTAATTCTAAATTGCAAAGGACGTTTGGTGATCGGTGGTATCGGCAAATCCGGCTTGGTAGGGAAAAAAATGGTCGCTACCTTTGCTTCCACCGGCACACCGAGTTTTTTCCTACATCCTACGGAAGCCTTTCACGGCGATTTAGGCATGCTGAAACCCATTGATGTGGTGATGCTCATTTCCTACAGCGGCGAAACCGATGATGTCAACAAACTCATTCCAAGCCTAAAAAACTTCGGCAACAAAATCATTGCGCTCACGTCCAACAAAAACTCGACGTTAGCGCGTCATGCGGATTATGTGTTGGACATTCGCGTAGAACGGGAAGTCTGCCCGAACAATCTTGCCCCGACCACCTCCGTGGTTGTGACCATGGCATTGGGCGATGCGTTAGCGGTTTGTTTAATGCGCGCCCGCGATTTCCAACCGGAAGATTTTGCGAAATTCCATCCGGGCGGCAGCTTAGGCCGCCGTTTGTTATGCCGCGTGAAAGATCAAATGCAAACCCGTTTACCGATTGCCGCCTTAACGACCTCCTTCACCGATTGCTTAACCATTATGAACGAAGGGCGTATGGGCGTGGCGTTGGTCATGGAGCAACAGCAATTACGCGGCATCATCACCGATGGCGATATTCGTCGTGCATTAACGGCCAACGGTGCCAATACGCTTAGCAAAACCGCACAAGAATTGATGACCTCTCATCCGAAAACCATTCATCAGGATACCTATTTATCCGAAGCGGAAAATTATATGAAAGCACATAAAATTCACTCTTTGGTTGTGGTGGATGATGCGCAAAATGTCGTGGGTTTAGTGGAGTTCTCAAGCTAA
- the htpX gene encoding protease HtpX gives MMRILLFLATNMAVLLVFNIILSLTGIQSRDASGLMLFAALFGFAGSIISLFMSKTMAIRSVGAEVIQQPRNETERWLLDTLYSQADRAGLPRPEVAIYHSADVNAFATGASKNNSLVAVSTGLLNKMTRGEAEAVLAHEVSHIKNGDMVTMALLQGVLNTFVIFLSRIIANVVANSRNQGNESSSNSGIYFLVSMVLEVVFGFLASMIAMWFSRQREFRADAGSANLVGKQKMIDALKRLQNLHEPEELEGSTLAAFAINGKRGGGLKELFLSHPPLEKRIEALQQLP, from the coding sequence ATGATGCGCATTTTACTTTTCCTTGCGACCAACATGGCAGTATTGTTGGTTTTTAACATCATTTTATCGTTAACCGGCATTCAATCTCGTGATGCGAGCGGTTTAATGCTGTTTGCCGCATTATTTGGTTTTGCGGGTTCGATTATTTCGTTATTTATGTCCAAAACCATGGCAATTCGTTCTGTGGGTGCTGAAGTGATTCAACAACCACGCAATGAAACAGAACGTTGGTTGTTGGATACCCTGTATTCACAAGCAGATCGTGCCGGTTTGCCGCGCCCGGAAGTCGCTATTTATCATTCTGCTGATGTGAACGCGTTTGCCACCGGCGCAAGCAAAAACAATTCGTTAGTGGCGGTGAGTACCGGATTGTTAAATAAAATGACCCGTGGCGAAGCAGAGGCAGTTTTAGCGCACGAAGTTAGCCACATTAAAAATGGTGATATGGTGACTATGGCGTTACTACAAGGTGTTCTCAATACCTTCGTGATTTTCTTATCACGCATCATTGCCAACGTGGTGGCGAACTCCCGCAATCAAGGCAATGAAAGCTCAAGCAATTCCGGGATCTATTTCTTAGTTTCGATGGTGCTTGAAGTCGTATTTGGTTTCTTGGCAAGCATGATCGCCATGTGGTTCTCTCGCCAACGCGAATTCAGAGCCGATGCAGGTTCGGCGAATTTAGTGGGTAAGCAAAAAATGATTGATGCGCTAAAACGCTTACAAAACTTGCATGAGCCGGAAGAGCTTGAAGGTTCCACCTTGGCGGCATTTGCCATTAACGGTAAACGTGGTGGCGGCTTAAAAGAATTATTCTTAAGCCACCCACCGTTGGAAAAACGGATTGAAGCGTTGCAGCAGTTACCTTAA
- the pheS gene encoding phenylalanine--tRNA ligase subunit alpha has translation MQHLKDLVDKARNAIDNIEDKSLAALDEIRVEYFGKKGHFTQLMQELRNVAAEERPAMGAKINEAKQAALDFLNAKKAEWEQALLNAQLENERIDVSLPGRKVEIGCLHPVSITIERVTKFFSELGFSVESGPEIESDYYNFDALNIPKHHPARADHDTFWFNPELLLRTQTSGVQIRTMQKQQPPIRIMAPGRVYRNDYDQTHTPMFHQIELLYVDKHANFTELKGLLHDFLRAFFEEDLQVRFRPSYFPFTEPSAEVDVMGKNGKWLEVLGCGMVHPNVLRNVGIDPNEYSGFAVGMGVERLTMLRYNVTDLRSFFENDLRFLKQFK, from the coding sequence ATGCAGCATCTTAAAGATCTTGTGGATAAAGCAAGAAATGCCATAGACAACATTGAAGATAAAAGCCTTGCCGCGCTTGATGAAATTCGCGTGGAGTATTTTGGTAAGAAAGGGCATTTTACCCAATTAATGCAAGAGTTGCGCAATGTGGCGGCGGAAGAACGTCCGGCAATGGGCGCGAAAATTAATGAAGCCAAACAAGCCGCATTAGATTTCTTAAACGCAAAAAAAGCAGAATGGGAACAAGCCCTGTTAAATGCACAATTAGAAAATGAACGTATTGATGTGAGTTTACCGGGACGTAAAGTGGAAATAGGCTGTTTACATCCGGTTTCGATTACCATTGAGCGCGTGACCAAATTCTTCTCTGAACTGGGTTTTTCTGTGGAGTCCGGTCCTGAAATCGAAAGCGATTATTACAATTTTGATGCCTTAAATATTCCTAAACATCACCCGGCACGTGCCGATCACGACACATTCTGGTTTAATCCTGAATTATTGTTAAGAACGCAAACTTCCGGGGTACAAATTCGTACCATGCAAAAACAACAGCCGCCAATTCGCATTATGGCGCCGGGACGCGTGTATCGTAACGATTACGACCAAACCCACACACCGATGTTCCATCAAATCGAATTGTTGTATGTGGACAAACACGCCAATTTCACTGAATTAAAAGGCCTATTGCATGATTTTTTACGCGCTTTTTTCGAAGAAGACTTGCAAGTGCGTTTCCGTCCGTCTTACTTCCCATTCACAGAGCCTTCTGCCGAAGTGGATGTCATGGGGAAAAACGGTAAATGGTTAGAAGTGTTGGGCTGCGGTATGGTACACCCAAATGTTTTACGCAATGTCGGTATTGACCCGAACGAATACTCCGGTTTCGCAGTGGGTATGGGGGTAGAGCGTTTAACCATGTTACGCTACAACGTCACAGATTTGCGTTCATTCTTCGAGAATGATTTACGCTTTTTGAAACAGTTTAAATAA